GGGATATTTTTAGCACATGCTGTGCTACTCCAGGGAAATTATGCTGTAAAGTAAAAagtgaagctgctgcttttgttcttTTGGTGTTGACCTTGCGGCTGGCTGCTAAGCTAATGAAAGTGCTTTGGTATTTAAGTGCGCAGCAAGCGTTGGCATTGAAAGcgaatatttttcataaacaGCAAGCAGTGACGGCCACGGCCtgagctcaaaaaaaaaaaaatcagcgcCAAAGCACAACTTTTATCATACATACACGCGTAGTCCCGCTCACGTAGCCCGCAGGCAGACAAGCATTgttcacttgttgttgttggttttggttgctgagtgcattgtttatttttcaacttgGATATGTGAAGCGCTgagcgtcgcagcagcagcagcagcagcagcagataagCGGATTTGGGAATAGCACAATGCAACTGCCATTTCAAAATAAAGCACAGACACAAAGCCAGGCCTCATGTGTGCGTGCGGgagtgagtgcgtgtgtgcgtgtgtgtgtgtgtacgcctttacaaaagcaatttaaagaaTTTGAGTGCTGCGCGCTCCTTTAATgaacagccaacaacaaaaggaatACAAAAGCTGAAGCAACTAATTAACTGAGCAaggctataaataaacataagcaggagcagcagcataaatattgatGTATGTAAGGTAAgtacatatatgtttttatattttcagcatAACGCAATTGTTTacgcataaaaacaaaacgaattgTGAGATAAACAGCTCGTATAACTGTGACGGCAAAGTTTCTCAAGCTGTCAAAATCTTTATATACAGGGTGGCCCAAGAGcggctttaagctttttattgttttgctgaCAACGACATTCACActcaaaagttttttatattataataaactttctAAGCAGCTTGTTAAGTTTAATTGTTGCCTAATCAGTAGTATGTGTTTATGTTCGAGTTTATGTTTAGATTTTTAGTGTTGTAAAGTAAGAGAACCCATTTGCGGATTACATGCTGTTGAACTTCTAAATAGGTTAAGCTACACTAACCTAAGCTtcgttataaatatattgagtGAATATTCTATAATTCATAAGATTAATACATCTCTATAGGCTTAGatgcaattttatgcaaagttTCAATGCTAGTCACGGCTTTTTTTAAGTGTAATTAatcattttgaaattgtttgcaatatttggcaatattagcttatatgcaaaatatttcgcatattttttttctattatttaaatgatatataatttatttggcacaatttaaatttatttgatataagCATCCGGGTGTTTAACGTAAGCGGAAGCATTTCGCTGATTGAGGATGGGAATGCGACTGTGTCAGCGCCCTAAGGGCGTCGGCTATTCATCCTGGATTTGTACTTGTCCTGTGCCATTATGGCCAGAGCGACTAAACATCAAACAAAATCGATATATGGGTGGTAGCTTCATATAAACGCCAGTATATGTGCTATGCCTGTTGCtaagtgtgtctgtgtgtgtgtgtgtgtatgtgtgattTTTGGCATAAACACATAAACACAAGATTGGCAGACGAGACAGGTGAAAAAAACATGCTACCTACGGTACGCTTTGggacttttgctttgtttgaaCGCCGCAGGACGCTCATTTTTCGTAATGAGTTTGCCTAtaactgtgcgtgtgtgtgtgtgggtgtgtatgtgttgtgaGAGATACAAGGCAAAAGGCagcaataaagtaaataacaacatggcaaaaggaaagcagctcGCCAGCTTGCCTTTGGGTATATTTTTGGTTACCGTTGCAATAATAAACggcataattttctttaatgttCCAAGCAACGAAAAACCTTTCAACACTTtaccacccacacacacacacacacacacatacaaatacacacgcCAAGAGCAACTgtcatttggcatttatttgattagcTGCAGCATCAAAGTGTTGCACATTGACTATTAATTAGttacacttgccacacagctcaAGTGCGGACATTAGagagatttaattaaattgcattggctCGAGTCGATAAATCCTTTTTGGTTACGTTTCATTGGgtttttaatgcagtttgaTTTACAGTTGCTTTCAATTAGCTGCCACAATGCGCCAGAGCCAACGCAAattgtgtctgtctgtgtggcaagcactttCATTAATTGCGAAAGTCTACAAGTTGCACCTTGAACTTTCCTCTGCTgccggtttttttttttttttttttttttttgatgagACTGTCGTTGgacttataaattatacactAAAACGAGCTGGTGGCTACAACTTTTTATGTGCACATTGTGGCGCCACAAAAACATTACAACCTTTGCGTGAGACGCTAGACGCATAAAGTTTAgcactatataaaatattgtttaaatatttatattgtaagcTGAACAGtcttggtttttgttttgtttataatttaagttgCAATACAAACACTTGCGAATGTGTGTGCGGCTCAGACGGCTGAAAAGGCACCACGCCCTGCTCATCTTTGTAGTCCTTGTAGGCCAATGCATAGATGCACTGCATGCCCAAGCTTAGACGCAGCTTTGCCGAATAATAACTGGAGCAAGCCGATGCCAGTAGCTCGAAATTATGCTGCTTGGCAATCTCAATGGTGGTGGCCAACAGACGTTTGCCCAGGCCCTGGCCACGCATGTCACTCCTGACCGCACTGGCTCGCGTGTACAGCATTTTGTAGCCGGCATAGCGCTCAAAGATTTGCGATTCCTTCAGCGTATgatgcaacaatttgcgcaTGGCCACATAATAGTTTTGCTCCAAACTGTGGCATTTCCGATATATATCCAAATAATTTGGGCCTACAGCTTCAGCCAACTGCTGTCCAACTATTTGCCCCTGCTCATCCAATGCCAATATGCTAAAGCCTTGagcaattgttttcaaataatattcatCGCGTAGCTGCTCATTGCATTTCTGCAGCTCAATGTCAGCGGGTGCGGGTGCGGGTGCGGCTGCGGACAAGGGCTCACCATTGCTCCAATAATTGTCACGCATAAAGAGCTTTACGCTTGGATAATCCTCCAGCTGCATATAGCGTATGCTGATGCCATCTTTAGTGCCCAACATGTTGCAACTAACAGCGACGTTTTGCTactgatttgtttgttttgcattttttgtcgAAATCGTTTAgcttttatatcaaaataatataatttatgcaaatgtattaaACTAATTCGACAAGTTTTTTGACTTAATTTTAGTATCTAATACATAGCAACTGGCACGTGAAacaatattgtttgtttttattaataatgtgCAAAAATAGAACAACACAAAGAGAgaggcaaacattttaatccatatgcatataaattagtaAGTCACAAGCAAAAATCACAATCAGTTGTGTTATCTTCAGTtctgttttaaaaaaatatgcaaattccGAAGAATAAGTGTTAGTTATCATGAGCAGTGCGCATTTTAAGCAACAGTAGCTTCAATTAGTGGTAAACATAGCCCTGAAttgagcaatttatttgaCCTAATAAATATGAGTAGCCAATGAATCTCTTGAggcttctgtttttttttttgcttggggcataaatttgaaacatttttgtgGGATGTGTAGCAACAGCTCAACTCAAGCTAAGTGCAGCTCTTGCAACAACTTAATAAACTCTTTTTATTAGGGCCATAACTATAGGGTAACATGCAAggcaatgaaaatgcaaaaaatttgaTGTTATTTTATGACAACAggccacacacagcagcagcagcagcagcaggagcagttggtgggtgggtgggtgacTGAGTGGGTGTTTGGCTACAAGTAGGCGTCTGGTTGTTGGCCATGGTTGAATGCGGCTTGTAAGCGTAGTCCAATtaggcataaacaaatttgtttgtgcacATTCATAATGTAGTTGTTGTAATACGAGGCGACCACTAGTTGCTGTTGGCACCACACAACCACCCAAATCATTCGCTATACATAACATAGAGTGACATTGACAAAGCTGCGAGCTCCGAGCTGCCGCCTATgcctgtttttatttttatttttgcgtgTTTTTCTGCTTAACTATTGATACGCATACACTgctgacgatgatgatgatgatgttgatgttgttgatgatgatggttGTCATTAGTGTTGACCCTGATGCcaacaaactgttgctgttgttacggCTTTACCCCACTGTAAGCCTTGCCCCTGCACAAAAGGGGCACACACACTGAAATTTCCCTTTTGGCCGCGATGCGCAACAGTTAAAGCCCCACGCCCACCCACAATAAGGCTTTGACTTCGTTTTAGCCGAACTTCAGTTacaaaattgtcaaaaaaaaaagcataagagtcgtagcagcagcagcgttagcTAAAAACtcgaaacacaaaaaattcaTGTATGCTGTAGTTTTAGTCTGCTAGGGGACTTGACAGCGTCTGCACGTGCAACACTGCCACcgattaaagttaataaaagcaaatcaaaaaaaaaaagtttgcttaacGCGTAACGCGAGTGTTGctcacttatatatatattaatatattagcTGGCAATTGTTGCATGTAAGTACAAGTTGCTGTAAAGTGTTTAAGTGAAGGCAACTGCCATTTGCCATGTGCCTTGCCTTGTTGTTCAAGTGCCACTTAACTGGCTTGCTTGTAAATCTGTCTGCTAAGAGGCTTACAATGTTGCTAGTAATTATTATCGGGGTAGCActtgcgacaacaacaacaacagcagcagcagcaacaacaacgattgTTGCTGACACGgcattaacttttatttccaactagctaacacacacacacgcacacacacacctacaacTGATACACTTAATCCGACATTTACAATTTCAGCTTAGGGATTTATTTAtgcctgctgcctgttgctgaAATTTCATTGTAACATGCgctgtgaatttattttcaatataaaaatgctatcaaattttattgttgtaaatcaattttaagtGCTTGtcttattcaaattattttatagtttatagtttttagtaacaacatcatcaaaaatataagttaattttatatttaaatctgAAACAGCAgttgaaatacaaatttattggaTGCAGTGGGTTTATCTCAatctttgcatttaatgcttttgAAACATCAAATTCTCGTAACTAACAACTTTTCTACTACTTTTAGTAGAAATGCTTATAAATGCTTTGACTGCAAATTTGctttacaattcaattttgttttatgcttaatCATCAATCAATCATCATTATGGTGAAGCtgcagtttgcaatttgcaacagcCCCAAGCAATGCTTACTATGCAACAATatgtggcggctgctgcttgttttatgTAAGGCAACTGCAGTATTTATTACATTCTGGCAAATTTGAGCGCCACGTTAAGCTCATAAGGTGCTCAAGTTTTCAGACAATAAAGCAATGCAGTTGCTCAAAGCTAGTTTCTGAcccatttaatttgcaaaactttaaataacaTATTAAGTTTTCATACCAAGTGTTGTTGCTGAGTGCCCTGGAAAATGAACGAACGAACGTACACACAGCTGTGCGACACTTAATCCGACATTTACAATTTCTGCTTAAggatttatttatgctttcaATATGTGTActttgctgcacacacacatatacacatacacatatacctTTTGCGCATATTATAAAATGCTTCAATGCCTGCGCTCCCTATTCATAGTCCGCCCCCGCTCAGTTCGTCTGGCTCTATGCGCAAAGCAAGCATTTTGTATACACGCATTTCATATTTTCGTAATACATTTTGtaatgcatacacacacacaaacaatcggacacacacacactcactgcTCCTCTGTATAGCCTTGTGTTAAGCTCAGCATTTTATGCTACGCGCTTTGAATTACTTTGTGGCATagtttttatatgtgtgtgggtgttttttttttcaattccaGCTAAATATTATTGGCGCTTAATGCGTTATGGGGTTCAACTTGCAGTGCGTTTTTTTCCCAGCAACTTGTCACGTCTAATTAGCAGCGAACTCAAGCCTTTATGCTCGTTAGCcgtaaataagcaaattatcATACAAATTTACTCATGAATCATGCCATGCATTGagtgaaatcaaatttatatgcataaatataaattacagcaTACTTGATCAATTTTTcgattaacatttttttattattctcttcaatataaattaacataagcTCGAATGCACTTTAggctttaaaaattgtattgccTACTTTTGAGCGTGGGCgtacaattttaatgcaagtaTTTCATTTCACATGCCATATAATAAGACACCTGGCCACATTTACTTTGCGCAGAATATCCAATTTATTATCGTGCataatttgctaatttatttacacaacacaaaagcataaagctgtgaaattgaaatgttattaCAAAATACTATAGACAAAGCTAagctttgcaacaatttaaccCATCAATCATACTAATTGCGTAGGCAAACCTCAGACTCaatgcagtgtgtgtgtgtgtgtgtgtgtgccagcttagtatgtaaatttatgtaaaacaCTGTTAAGTCTATAAATGTTTCAACACTCGGCGCTTACATGGCTGGccaactattattatttatggcttatgattaattttaaagcaatttaagcttttCGCTTCGACAAAACTTGTCGGTGTGTTGTTCAGCGTTTAATGCGAAGCATCTGTGTTATTTTCGTAACAATAGCCTGTGAGGGGTTGTTATAAGTAATCgatacagcaacaacaataacaacaaatattccagttaaaatgctttgcattcaatttgactTTAAGTACGTATTTTGTACTGTACATTGAACATTATACTCGAGGCCACACTCTGGCAAAAACtaattagtttattgtttgctaaataaagtttaattgcccagtggctgctgctctgtggcTGCTCTAAaggctttttgtttattgatttgttttgatgtgatttgcttgttgcaaaatttttttattgattgcatTACGAGCACTAAAGGCTGCAACTTTTGTACTTTTGCCAATGCTCTACAGCCAAAGGCTATGAGCTAACTACGCCTCCCCCACACACTTCTCTTCTCTGCGTTTTGTTTagtgctctgctctgctctgctatTTATAGTCGAATGTACTCCTACGCGTTTTGCTGTTCGTACTAAATTGTGTAGTATGCTTATGATGACaagctttgactttttgctttatatattttgctatggcgggttgctgttgttattgtagccATAAATGTGTAGGTGCTGCTAATGTATGgctacaaattgaaaagcaaacattattgtgcaaaaaaataataagcactATAAAATTTGCTAACAAGCAGCCAGGCACGAAAATAAGACTAAGACGCTAAGCAACACTTTAAATGGAGACTTCAAATCTCTATAAGCCATTTCTCAAcacagcataaataatttcttgGACTTTCAATAATGATTTTCAAAATAGACAAAgccatttatataattttatattccaCATTACTTACATCgaaatagtttttataattagAAGTTcgctttgcaatttttcaacaatttgtatgttaACAGTTGGAGATGGCTTAACCCTTTGTTTTATACTTAAACCATcaaagctttaattgctttaactttGTGCTAAAACTGCAGATTAAATAAAcaggctttagctttagtttagtATATTACTATAATACACATGCTCGTCTTTGGGGAGCTATGTAAATATTAtctcttatttttattttaaaaattgtttgcatgttAATCGAAGCTTTGAAGagtattttatatgtaaaaagCGCACATGCCCATCAAAAGAGTCagaaaagaagcaaaaaaaaaaaaaatcgataaCCAGCATCTACATATTGTTTGGGAATGCagataaagaaaatataaaatatgcaaatatttgcgcgttcactttttttttcttctttttttttgctcttacCTGTGCTAAAATAAGGCTAAACGCTTGATGAATGTGCAGAAGTTTTTACTGATAAATGCGCCAATACCCCAAAGCGTCAACTTGAGCCAAGGGGGAAAGGCGTTGCCATGGGGGAAAACGGCGAGCTGTCAGTTAGTTGGCGGTGCCGCTGCTCACATGTGTGACAGCGTTAATAACAAGACAAACAACAGAGCAACAGTTTcgaaacagaaacaaaaaaggGCAAACGAAATGGGAAAGATCAAACGTCTGTAAAAcgtgtgcaaatattttagttgatTTACGtttcgatttttatattttggccGCTGTAAGGCGCTTTAAATGCGGCTTAAAGCCTTAGAGCCAGGCTAAGACTTGACTTGGTCATTTTTTCGATTggtttttcataaattttcttGGGCTTTTGCCTATACCTGCAGCTGTTTATcataattttgttgatttgccTGTCTGACaagaactacaacaacagcaacaatcacgCCGGctaaatcacacacacacacacacagatatagtAAGAAAAAAAGGGCACggtagcaaaaaatatatatttatatttacaaaaaagttttgctaaaGGCGCGGCCTCAAAAAAAGTTTGccaagtaaatttaaatgcccCCACAAGAGAGAAGCAAGCgcagagcaacaataacaataacaacaacaacaacaataataacgacagcggcagctaaacaataagtataacatttttatttttggctactGGTGGCAAAGACTTTAATACCCTTTGcattgtggcatgtggcaagctcaATTCAACTCAAGTGGCTTTTTTGGGGGAGTGAAAAATTGCTTGCTATTCAAAAcgaaatttataattgctatgaaaaattaataaaattgcaagcgGCAAAGTTCTAAGCGGGTTTTGCTTCAGTGGCCATTGTGATTTTTAACAATAGACAAAAGgtaaaagcaattgcaacaaaatgaaagaagctgtaaatttaattagagctcacaaaaaaataaaagtgcaagTAACTAAAGTGgccaattttcatttaattaacaagGCAATTTcactaaaatgcatttgaaattattttgctgcatactttttggaGCGTAGTGTTTCAGATTTCCGCGAACTTGTTTTCGCTTgaaactgctgcagcttgtttaaGCACATTGTGCTATAGCGTAGTGTATgccaaaataaactttaattttgcacttaattctcattgttgttgtgtgcacaacacggcgtatgcgtCATGTCAAACGTTGCGCAAagctttttaacaaaaaaaaagtttttgttttttcatttacGGTCAGCGTGTTTGCAATGGCTGTATAATGAATTGTGCTGACATTATAATGtgaacattgttgttgtttattattattttgatagcTGCGCGGCTCgtcgttttgtgtgtgtggcaatttaataaaatatgcaattgccTGACATTGACGCTCAACTGTTGCGTGGCCTGTTGCCTGCCCCAAGCGTAAGTTGACCGAAAAAAGCCTAACGCTGTTGCCAATTTAAAACATGGCGTCATGGCAACTAaaatggcaacacacacacacgcacacacagacaggcaaggcaaacaaatgtttattagcCGCAAAACGTTGCTCATTAAAAAGTTTGTCACGGCTAAAGAAAgcgagtgtttttttttcttttggttaAATGCTATTGGAAACCCGACACGACATCAACTGATTAAAACTTtgatggcagcaacaaaagcaataaataaaaacagttggTCCAGGCAACAGGGCTTAAAGTTGCTTAGTTAGTTGGCTGTGCTTTAAGCCTATTTGCGCCTCAATGCTGACAGCGACGCCTAATTAAGGACTTTCGGTTTACTTTACCTTGAGGCACACAGCAACaatcataacaacaacaacaacaacaagaagcgtTGCCGTTGGCCACTTGCCTCATCAACAGTTGCGTTCATGCATAAAGCGAAGCCAACAAGTTGAGCTATGCAACAGTTGTAGACTAACTTGGATTTGCTTAGCATTCGCTGCTTGCATCTTCAAGTTTCTCGGTGAGCAAGGCAACCAGCAAGCCACAACTGCTAAGTATGTTTAACTAAGAAATTTCTATGCAAGTGTCAGCtagagcaaatatttgctaagctaccataaatatataagaataaCTTGCTCAttcatttcaatatataaatcaagCAATTACTACAACTAGTACTAATAAGCTAATCGAGAATTAGTCAAGCGTATTATAGCAATagctaagctaaatatttgcttattagCGCCTAAATaagttacatttaaatttgtatttggtatcttaattaagtatacgtagcatttttttgaatttgaaattatcAGCTGCAAGCATTgaatagctaaaaattaattgcttattcatttcaatatataaatcaagCAATTACTATAACTAGTACTAATTGGCTAATCTAGAATTATTATATAgataagctaaatatttgtttatttattttacatttgcattttatttagcattgaaaattcagctaaaaattattCGTAGTaagcatacgcaacgttgttTTAAGCCATACATTTTATATCACATTTCAGTTTTATTGGCTCAGCAGCTGAACagattaaatacataaattaagcgATTACTACAAATACCAGCAATTAGCTACTCGAGAGCTGAACACTGATTAGTCCAGCTCAGTATGCTAGGACTATACAAAAgcttattgtttgttgctttggcctTTAACATTTACAGCCAGCACTAGCTTttatgattgctgctgcttttgatcttttttttgctgctgattgtcTCTAACTGTGTGGGCATGAGCACGCTTATGTCATATTTGAACACTTTGAAAAAATGACTTTATATACGAAAAATGGAAATATTCCCCATAGTGCAATGGCTTTTATGGCTTTATGTGGAGAGATGCGctcacgcacgcacacaagagccgaaagcaaaaaaagagaaaagaggagcaaaagcaaaacgtaaaccaaatcaaaatcaatgaCCATATTAATATTGAAACGTGCGGCAAATTGTAAGCTGATGTATATAGGTTATACCCATAGCTATGTATTGGACACTAGACACTAATCAATGCGCCTTTTGTGGCAGTCAAGTGTGTCTGACTGTCTGCTGACTGAAACTGTAATCATGCCCCAGCACTGACACTTACCGTAAacgaacaacaataacaacaacaaaaaacaagaacaacagcaacgtcaAGTTTGCTGCTATTTACACTAGCTGAGCAAATAGTAAGAGCAAGCGACAGACAGCTAGAGAGAAAGgggagagcagcagcagtgtgtgtgtgtgtgcagcttgccatttaaataataaataaatgacagcatgtgcagcagcttcagctctagCAATTGTAGGCGTGGCCTGACTGGGAGTCAAAGGTTAAAGgctttgcacacacatttaatttattataaaatatgcatgcaacGTTGTCAACGAGCTGATCTGAGCAACACACATTTATAATGAACAACGCTCTTCAAATTgtcaacattattattattaacaattgccAAGTGCAGTGCAGTTCAAAGCAAAAGTGATCGCATTACTTTAGCTGCTTGGCAACGGCTTCAAGCCcgtcatttgcataattaagcCAACTGagtaatgttgttgttttttaaatgccgcacacacacacacacacacatgtacgtGTTGCTACAACACGCTTGCATAAATCAGACTAATGGAAATCGAATGTTGCCCGCAGCATTATTTTCAGTTCGATTTACACATTTGTCATTGATATAttcacactctctctcactctctctctcagagTCTACCCAAATCAGCAGTGCTGTTCAttatacaaacacatacacacattgtGTACATGTAAGTAACTCTCTAATCAGTTTAGGCAGCTGTCAttacgtctgtgtgtgtgtgaaaggctttgactttgacttctGTAGCTCTCCGACTAAAAGTGTTAGCTACTTGCATAATTGATTGACAATAATTACAGACTTCTAGCATGTATAGCAAATGAATGTGCTAAAAGctttttgataattttaaacaatagcgttaagtatacgcagcattgCACATTTGACTCAGTTACAGCTACTAACGCTAGTTAACGCGAAAGGAATTAAAAATGTGAGAGCGACAAAGTGAAACTGACAGATGGACAAAAGCAGTAGCGACAGTTGGATAGACAGTTGGCTGATGTGGACTGACACTTGCAGTTTTGAAGCGTTGACAAATCATTTCACTGCGACTGCCAACAGAATTTAAAGCAGTAGAAAGACataaagagagtgagagagagcagcaaacTGACAGAGCTATGAGAGCAGCAGTAGCTTGTAACATGCatacacagcaaaaaatatataaaaaaatgcatacacAGAGAAAAATAACTATCAAATGCGTTACAGTAAAGAAAGTAAAGCAAGCTGTActtttataaagcaaacaaatataattttaataagcttattattaaaattgctgcaattaattttcttcATGTGCATGCTGCTTGCAAATTGGAGCCATCAATGTCACTCAATATTTATGGTTAGttttgaaaaaattgtttgctgcttcttttttttgttgtttggtaTACATTCATTTATTCATCTACGCTGACAAACCAATTTGCTTATGaatattttctgttttattttgcgtAGTTTAGTGTTCGGACTGGCAGCAAACTaactatgcaaattgcaaagcgGCAGCGGCTCGCTCTCTCGACACTAAATACAAACAAGTTGGGgctgccaagcagctgcaagctaaagtttgtgcttattgaaaaagttttttgaGCATTTGTCGTAATATTATGCAGGTCGCTTGAACCCTTTTACtcgaaaaaaaacgcaaataaaatagaataaaaataaaataaaatgtatataaaaaaggtAGAAGCTGTGGCAGTGtgaactttgcttttgtcttgCTGGCTGTAGCTCAATGCGTTGCTCATTGAGAGATGagcacaaacagacacacacacacacatacacatacagctaGCGACAGTCAAGCAcctttattttgcatttattgtgcGGCATAAGTACAAAGCAAACCTCGTTGGCATACAGACAACAGCGTTGGGGCCTGGAAGCTGGGCAAGCTGTATTGTAGCCAAGTTGAACGCGTTGATTGATTGTGTGGACAAGCGTtggctgtgttgctgttgggcgCCGAGGTGAGCGCACTGGCAATGTAAATTGTTGGCTTTGGGGCCTGGCGCTGTTTGCTTAAGCGCCgctgaaatgaaatgaagcaaactttaaaaaaaaaataaacaacagcaacagcagaatttaaatgtttacgcTCTTACGCTCACgttcgcgcgctctctctctctctctctctctctctctctctctctctctctctattagTCTAACTGCAAGTTTAGCTAGTCGCCTGCCAGGTTTATTG
The DNA window shown above is from Drosophila busckii strain San Diego stock center, stock number 13000-0081.31 chromosome 3L, ASM1175060v1, whole genome shotgun sequence and carries:
- the LOC108597982 gene encoding uncharacterized protein LOC108597982, with amino-acid sequence MLGTKDGISIRYMQLEDYPSVKLFMRDNYWSNGEPLSAAAPAPAPADIELQKCNEQLRDEYYLKTIAQGFSILALDEQGQIVGQQLAEAVGPNYLDIYRKCHSLEQNYYVAMRKLLHHTLKESQIFERYAGYKMLYTRASAVRSDMRGQGLGKRLLATTIEIAKQHNFELLASACSSYYSAKLRLSLGMQCIYALAYKDYKDEQGVVPFQPSEPHTHSQVFVLQLKL